In Wolbachia endosymbiont of Spodoptera picta, a single window of DNA contains:
- the ykgO gene encoding type B 50S ribosomal protein L36, which translates to MKVKGSLKSHRNRDKNCKVVKRGGKVYIINKVKPRCKARQGS; encoded by the coding sequence ATGAAAGTTAAAGGGTCACTAAAATCTCATCGTAACAGAGATAAAAATTGTAAAGTTGTGAAAAGGGGTGGTAAGGTTTATATTATAAATAAGGTAAAGCCAAGATGTAAAGCGCGTCAAGGTTCTTAG
- a CDS encoding pyruvate, water dikinase regulatory protein, with the protein MILKKLNLHLVSDSSGETVISVAKSALKHFRSVETIEYVWSFVKGEEQIDKILEEINRKSDEHNFVICTITNDELRKYLKNNCIKLKIPYRAILSHIIREISSYLEIEKDEKLDLHAEINNEYFQRIEAINYTINHDDGQNIQDIDKADIILVGVSRTSKSPTSMYLAYRGYKVANVPFVSEVPFYVDLAKLKNKLTIGVTIDVRRLIEIRKNRLTSINNEGNNIYADPRKVEKEIKEAEEFFKQNNWPIIDVTQRSIEEVSATIIQYFNKM; encoded by the coding sequence ATGATCCTTAAAAAGCTTAACCTACACTTAGTGTCAGATTCAAGTGGTGAAACTGTTATATCAGTTGCAAAATCAGCTCTGAAACACTTTCGTTCTGTAGAAACGATCGAATATGTTTGGTCTTTCGTAAAAGGAGAAGAGCAGATTGACAAAATTTTAGAGGAAATTAATAGAAAAAGTGATGAGCATAATTTTGTTATATGCACTATTACTAATGATGAGCTAAGAAAATATCTAAAAAATAATTGTATAAAGCTAAAAATTCCCTACAGAGCGATATTATCACACATTATTAGGGAAATCTCATCCTATCTTGAAATTGAAAAAGACGAAAAACTTGACTTACATGCTGAGATAAATAACGAATATTTTCAGCGCATTGAGGCAATAAACTATACCATTAATCATGATGATGGACAAAATATTCAAGATATTGATAAAGCCGATATAATTTTGGTTGGAGTTTCACGCACATCAAAATCTCCCACCAGTATGTATTTAGCTTACCGAGGCTATAAAGTTGCAAATGTTCCTTTTGTTAGCGAGGTACCCTTTTACGTCGACTTAGCAAAATTAAAAAATAAACTGACTATAGGAGTAACAATAGACGTAAGAAGGCTAATAGAAATACGCAAAAATAGACTGACTTCAATTAATAATGAAGGTAATAATATATATGCTGACCCTAGAAAAGTAGAAAAGGAAATTAAAGAAGCAGAGGAGTTCTTTAAGCAAAATAACTGGCCAATTATTGATGTCACGCAAAGGTCAATCGAAGAAGTATCAGCAACAATTATACAGTATTTTAATAAAATGTGA
- the ccmC gene encoding heme ABC transporter permease CcmC — protein sequence MFLLKPTNFTSFTKKALPWLGVICFACFLIGMFLALFFSPGDYKQGEIVRIMYLHVPSAWLALGIYGLIASLSFISLVWNNSVASVLAHAAAPAGTVFSAICLITGSIWGKGTWGTWWVWDARLTSMLILFFLYVGYLSLWSAFDNQARAEKSSAVFAIFSAINIPIVKFSVNLWSTLHQPASIFRKGGVAIEGSLLLPLIAMFIFCATFFLVVWILNALHLINLQKIKREISMRY from the coding sequence ATGTTTTTATTAAAGCCTACAAATTTCACTTCTTTTACTAAAAAAGCTCTACCTTGGCTTGGGGTTATTTGTTTCGCATGTTTTTTAATTGGAATGTTCTTGGCATTATTCTTCTCCCCAGGAGATTATAAACAAGGAGAAATCGTACGAATTATGTATCTTCATGTGCCTTCTGCATGGCTTGCTCTTGGAATATACGGACTCATTGCATCACTCAGTTTCATTTCATTGGTGTGGAACAATAGCGTTGCTAGTGTTTTGGCACATGCTGCTGCTCCTGCAGGGACAGTCTTTTCGGCAATATGTTTAATCACAGGTAGCATCTGGGGAAAAGGAACATGGGGTACTTGGTGGGTATGGGATGCAAGGCTTACTTCAATGCTGATTTTGTTTTTTCTGTATGTTGGTTATCTTTCATTGTGGAGCGCTTTTGATAATCAAGCAAGAGCAGAGAAATCATCAGCAGTATTTGCCATTTTTAGTGCTATAAATATTCCCATAGTAAAATTTTCTGTGAATTTATGGTCTACTCTTCATCAGCCAGCAAGTATTTTTAGAAAAGGTGGAGTAGCAATAGAAGGTTCTTTACTGCTGCCACTCATTGCAATGTTTATATTTTGTGCAACATTCTTTTTAGTAGTGTGGATACTTAATGCCCTTCATTTAATTAATTTGCAGAAGATAAAGAGAGAAATCAGTATGCGATATTAG
- a CDS encoding type II secretion system protein GspD: MAILKCLILLFIISCTHLPNKQHSVNIDNYKHDYSLQQYNTPLKNNEPAIPEMIPLPVEFPDLTTSNQFLSINVDEKVPVKDLLIEIGKLSDINLDIDPKISGNITLKLKDKNVNEVIQNIANSAKLRYSMNNGVIRIEQDLPYAQNYYVDFINIQHSAQRSFIIGNNITDSDGDRNYMKSQYSSDLWNSLEKGLNAIMDVNGVDDGEFLSSNREAGVIILNARKDIHKAVEEYINKVKKLASSQVMIEAKIVEVLLDDKYLSGINLNDLHNETKSITNQGNSIIDLAINSSVSDLGDLVKNLGKFGTSTVISSPRVHAINNQQAMISFTKNHIYFTSYIQKNTKNSNHALITKMNSTPIGVVLIIHPSINIDTNEIFMDIHPTLSRINDYTKDPNIEYVAQQNKMKLNSDIPIIETREMHSTLKIKSGEVMVIGGLIEHRKDNQNLLHQKSKKLAKTVETVIFLKATIVPTLGLLDTKDRNLYILNVSVQAMAST; encoded by the coding sequence ATGGCTATTTTAAAATGTTTAATACTCCTTTTCATTATTTCTTGTACACATCTACCTAATAAGCAACATTCTGTTAATATAGACAATTATAAGCACGATTATTCGTTGCAACAATATAATACTCCTTTGAAGAATAACGAACCAGCAATACCAGAAATGATACCTTTACCGGTAGAGTTTCCCGATCTTACAACCAGTAACCAGTTTCTTTCGATTAATGTTGATGAAAAAGTACCAGTAAAGGATTTACTGATTGAGATAGGAAAACTTTCTGACATTAACTTAGACATAGACCCCAAAATATCAGGTAATATTACTTTAAAACTAAAAGATAAGAACGTAAACGAAGTAATTCAGAATATAGCCAACAGCGCCAAATTGCGTTACTCAATGAATAATGGTGTAATTAGAATTGAACAAGATTTGCCATATGCACAAAATTATTACGTAGACTTCATCAATATTCAACACTCTGCGCAAAGGAGTTTTATCATTGGTAACAATATTACCGACAGTGATGGTGATAGAAACTATATGAAATCTCAATATAGTAGTGATTTATGGAATTCATTAGAAAAAGGCTTAAATGCAATAATGGATGTTAACGGAGTAGATGATGGTGAGTTTCTTTCATCCAACAGAGAAGCTGGTGTCATTATTCTAAATGCTAGAAAAGATATTCACAAAGCTGTTGAAGAATATATTAATAAAGTTAAGAAATTGGCGTCTTCTCAAGTAATGATCGAGGCCAAAATAGTTGAAGTTTTATTAGACGATAAATACCTTTCTGGTATCAACTTAAATGATTTGCATAATGAAACCAAATCTATAACAAATCAAGGTAACTCTATTATTGACCTAGCAATTAACTCTAGTGTTAGTGATTTAGGAGATTTAGTAAAAAATTTAGGCAAATTTGGCACTTCAACCGTAATTTCAAGCCCTAGAGTACATGCTATAAATAATCAGCAAGCAATGATTTCATTTACTAAAAACCATATCTATTTTACTTCCTATATACAGAAAAATACCAAAAATTCTAATCATGCATTAATTACCAAGATGAATAGCACTCCAATAGGTGTGGTGTTAATAATCCACCCAAGCATTAACATTGATACTAATGAAATATTCATGGATATACACCCAACCTTATCAAGAATTAACGATTACACTAAAGACCCAAATATAGAATATGTCGCACAACAGAATAAAATGAAATTAAATAGTGACATTCCAATTATTGAAACCAGAGAAATGCACTCTACGTTAAAAATTAAGAGCGGCGAAGTTATGGTAATTGGTGGGCTTATAGAGCATAGAAAAGATAACCAAAACTTATTGCATCAAAAGTCAAAAAAACTGGCTAAGACAGTAGAAACCGTCATCTTCCTGAAAGCAACAATCGTACCAACACTTGGTTTATTAGATACAAAAGATAGGAATTTATATATATTAAACGTATCCGTTCAGGCAATGGCATCAACTTAA
- the guaA gene encoding glutamine-hydrolyzing GMP synthase has protein sequence MSAIAVIDFGSQFTQLIARQIREMGVYCEIFPSNIDFKTVSKFNGFIFSGGPQSVNDNCSEVSEVAHKIIKLNETINTPILGICYGQQLICHYFGAKVRKEFNQEFGKTKIKILKESPIIKDTWDVNSEIDVLMNHADSVETIPQGFTAIASGIINQTIAIIANEQRKIYCTQFHPEVKPTTNGSKLLSNFLDIANCERDWTMKSFIEKQKEKIQNLVGEKKVIAAVSGGVDSSVAAVLTHKAIGKQLNCIFIDTGLLRKSQTTAMLKEIPINYVDKSNLFLSRLRGITDPEEKRKIIGNTFIEVFEEEAKKIGDVDFLMQGTIYSDVVESGHASGNTSTIKSHHNVGGLPEKMNLKLVEPLRYLFKDEVRLLGKEIGLSDEIILQHPFPGPGLAVRIIGEVDEEKVRILQEVDEIYINTMKNYDLYDKIWQAFAVLLPVKTVGVMGDNRTYGYVCALRAVTSSDGMTADAFPFENKDQHSLVFWRFLQDISSIIVNKVSGVNRVVYDLTSKPPATIEWE, from the coding sequence TTGTCAGCAATTGCCGTTATTGATTTTGGTTCACAGTTTACACAGCTTATTGCAAGACAAATCAGGGAAATGGGCGTTTACTGTGAAATATTTCCAAGCAATATCGATTTCAAAACAGTATCAAAATTCAATGGATTTATTTTTTCTGGAGGACCGCAATCTGTAAATGACAATTGCTCTGAAGTAAGTGAAGTAGCACATAAAATTATAAAACTTAACGAAACAATAAACACTCCTATACTTGGAATATGTTATGGACAGCAACTCATTTGTCATTATTTCGGGGCAAAGGTAAGAAAAGAATTCAATCAGGAATTTGGCAAAACTAAAATCAAGATACTAAAAGAATCCCCAATTATAAAGGATACTTGGGACGTTAATTCCGAAATCGATGTGCTAATGAACCATGCAGACAGTGTCGAAACTATACCGCAAGGATTTACTGCTATTGCCTCAGGTATAATAAATCAAACAATCGCAATAATTGCTAACGAACAGCGGAAGATTTACTGTACTCAGTTCCATCCTGAAGTTAAGCCTACGACAAATGGTAGTAAACTTCTCTCTAATTTCTTAGATATTGCAAATTGTGAGAGAGATTGGACAATGAAGTCATTCATTGAAAAACAGAAGGAAAAAATTCAAAACTTAGTAGGGGAGAAAAAAGTAATTGCTGCAGTAAGTGGGGGAGTTGATTCAAGTGTTGCAGCAGTTCTTACACACAAAGCTATAGGAAAACAATTAAACTGTATTTTTATCGATACTGGGTTATTGCGTAAGAGCCAGACCACTGCTATGTTAAAAGAAATTCCAATAAATTACGTTGATAAATCAAACTTGTTTTTAAGTAGGTTAAGGGGAATAACTGATCCGGAAGAAAAGCGAAAAATTATCGGCAATACTTTTATCGAAGTATTTGAAGAAGAGGCAAAAAAAATAGGTGATGTGGATTTTTTAATGCAAGGCACCATTTACTCTGATGTAGTTGAATCAGGGCACGCTTCAGGAAACACTAGTACAATTAAATCTCATCACAATGTTGGTGGGTTGCCAGAAAAAATGAATCTGAAACTAGTAGAACCTTTACGCTATCTCTTTAAAGATGAAGTAAGGCTGCTTGGCAAAGAAATTGGGCTTTCAGATGAGATAATATTGCAACATCCATTTCCTGGACCTGGACTTGCAGTGAGGATCATAGGTGAGGTTGATGAAGAAAAGGTACGAATATTGCAAGAAGTAGATGAAATATATATCAACACAATGAAAAATTATGATCTGTATGATAAAATATGGCAGGCTTTTGCTGTACTGTTACCAGTAAAAACTGTGGGAGTTATGGGAGATAATCGTACATACGGATATGTTTGCGCTTTAAGGGCTGTGACTTCATCTGATGGCATGACAGCTGATGCATTTCCATTTGAAAATAAAGATCAACATTCGTTAGTATTTTGGAGGTTTTTGCAAGACATCAGTAGTATAATTGTTAACAAAGTTTCTGGAGTAAATCGAGTTGTGTATGATTTAACTTCCAAGCCACCAGCAACTATTGAGTGGGAGTAG
- a CDS encoding TerC family protein — MLADAWTLLILTLLETILGIDNLIFISLAIDKVPNLLRERARLIGFGLALLMRFVILFFISHILSMEKPIFYSVSLDISVKDLLMIAGGLFLIVKSSMELWSEIFVHKENKTKANVKSQFFLVVLQIILIDLVFSVDSILTAIALTHNMIIIAIAFTFSILAMLFSSSYTAKLIKSSPSLKVIAILFMLLIGIYLILEGLHIELPKAYLYSSFMFAMLVEAISKIKKMRP; from the coding sequence ATGCTAGCTGATGCTTGGACTTTATTGATACTTACGCTACTTGAAACTATACTTGGTATAGACAATTTAATCTTTATTTCTCTAGCAATAGATAAGGTGCCAAATCTGCTGAGAGAAAGAGCCCGCCTGATAGGTTTTGGCTTGGCGCTATTGATGCGTTTTGTAATATTATTTTTTATATCACATATATTATCAATGGAAAAGCCTATATTTTACTCTGTATCACTAGATATTTCAGTAAAAGATTTGCTTATGATTGCAGGAGGGTTATTTCTTATTGTTAAAAGTTCTATGGAGTTATGGAGCGAAATTTTTGTACATAAGGAGAACAAAACAAAGGCAAACGTTAAATCACAATTTTTTTTAGTTGTGCTACAAATTATATTAATAGATTTAGTTTTTTCTGTTGATTCAATATTAACTGCTATAGCATTAACTCATAATATGATAATCATTGCTATAGCATTTACATTTTCCATATTAGCAATGCTATTTTCATCAAGTTATACCGCTAAGTTAATAAAATCCAGCCCAAGCTTAAAAGTAATTGCCATTCTATTTATGTTACTCATTGGTATATATTTAATACTTGAAGGACTTCACATAGAGCTACCAAAAGCATATTTGTATTCTTCATTTATGTTTGCAATGCTTGTGGAAGCTATAAGCAAAATAAAGAAAATGCGGCCTTGA
- a CDS encoding malonyl-CoA decarboxylase, which translates to MIKESLAKTDIVKVEDKKAPKGFFKILGEVADAVRSWVGNISPDLSSSRDVDSLVLKMNECLNPKGGEVSARKNTVSLGNLYLSLSEAGQIKFLQTLAEKFNPDKTKIDEEIKVYKKNQDSESSYKFEQDLMKVLESPRSKILKQFISLPEGLKFIVDMRSDVLKLKNQYKSLSPLENELKSILCTLVDVDLLDLHQITWDSPASLLEKLIKYEAVHKISSWDDLKNRLDSDRLCFAFFHYKIPNEPLIFVEVALMNEIADSIQHVLDESVPSSDPSSASTAIFYSISNTQTGLSGISLGNFLIKRVVEKLSQEFKSVKAYATLSPVPGFTKWLKNQDVALLGKLNIKQSGTEILESIKTNIECEKQSLLKLCAHYLLKVKSSGGGAYDPVAHFHLSNGASIKQINWMADTSEKGISQSAGIMVNYLYELPKIDNNHENYMINKATSHSKKVSSMLKE; encoded by the coding sequence ATGATAAAAGAGTCACTAGCAAAAACTGATATAGTAAAAGTTGAAGATAAGAAAGCACCAAAGGGCTTTTTTAAAATATTAGGTGAAGTAGCAGATGCTGTAAGGTCATGGGTTGGCAATATTAGCCCTGATTTAAGTAGTAGTCGCGATGTCGATAGTTTAGTCTTGAAGATGAACGAATGCTTAAACCCAAAGGGGGGTGAAGTCTCAGCACGTAAGAACACCGTATCTCTTGGTAATTTGTACTTGAGTTTATCAGAGGCAGGTCAAATAAAATTTTTACAAACCCTGGCAGAAAAGTTCAATCCGGATAAAACGAAAATAGATGAAGAAATAAAAGTATATAAGAAAAATCAAGATTCTGAGTCGAGCTATAAGTTTGAACAAGACTTAATGAAAGTCCTTGAATCACCACGCTCTAAAATATTGAAGCAGTTTATCTCCTTACCGGAGGGCCTTAAGTTTATTGTTGATATGCGTTCTGATGTACTCAAGCTGAAGAATCAATATAAAAGTCTAAGTCCACTAGAAAACGAATTAAAAAGTATACTTTGTACTTTGGTTGATGTTGATCTACTTGATCTTCATCAAATCACTTGGGATTCACCTGCATCATTGTTGGAAAAACTTATAAAATATGAAGCTGTACATAAAATTTCCTCTTGGGATGACTTAAAAAACAGACTAGATTCTGATCGTCTCTGTTTTGCTTTCTTTCATTACAAAATACCAAATGAACCTTTAATTTTTGTAGAGGTTGCACTGATGAATGAGATTGCAGATAGTATTCAACACGTTTTGGACGAGTCAGTTCCTTCAAGTGACCCAAGCAGTGCAAGTACTGCTATATTCTATTCAATATCAAACACTCAAACTGGTTTATCTGGAATTAGCCTCGGTAACTTTTTAATAAAGAGAGTCGTAGAAAAACTATCGCAAGAATTTAAAAGCGTAAAAGCGTATGCAACTCTTTCTCCAGTTCCTGGATTTACAAAATGGCTAAAAAATCAAGACGTAGCTTTATTAGGTAAGCTTAATATAAAACAATCAGGTACAGAAATTTTAGAAAGCATAAAAACTAACATTGAATGCGAAAAACAGTCCCTACTGAAACTTTGTGCACATTATTTGCTAAAGGTTAAAAGCAGTGGTGGGGGTGCTTATGATCCAGTAGCACACTTTCATTTAAGCAATGGTGCATCAATAAAACAAATCAACTGGATGGCTGATACTTCTGAAAAAGGCATTAGTCAGTCAGCCGGAATAATGGTGAATTATCTGTATGAGCTGCCTAAAATAGATAACAATCATGAGAATTATATGATTAATAAAGCGACTTCTCATTCAAAAAAAGTATCGTCTATGTTAAAAGAATAA
- the lepA gene encoding translation elongation factor 4 gives MNNIRNFAIIAHIDHGKSTLADRLIEECNGLETREMTNQVLDSMDIERERGITIKAQTVRLNYTANNGNKYCLNLMDTPGHVDFSYEVSRSLAACEGSLLVVDSSQGVEAQTLANVYKAIDNNHEIIVVLNKVDLPAADPEKVKLQIEEVIGIDASESILISAKTGLGIKDVLEAIVTKLPAPQGDTNAPLQAILVDSWYDPYLGVVILVRVKNGVLKKGMRIVMMSNNATYQVDNIGIFTPKKVMTGELSAGEVGFITASMKEVADCKVGDTITEEKRPCSKALPGFKEVHPVVFCSIFPNNTDDFKYLREALEKLHLNDASFTFDAETSNALGYGFRCGFLGMLHLEVIQERLEREFDLDLTATAPSVIYKVAIQNGKVLNIHNPSDMPDPTKIEIVEEPWITATIMVPDQYLGEILSLCEERRGEQQDLSYVGNTTTALLKYKLPLSEVVFDFYDRLKSISKGYASLDWEISDYQESQIDKLSFLVNGEPVDALACIVHKSRAEKRGREICARLKDLIPRQQYKIAIQAAVGGKIIARETINPYRKDVTAKLYGGDVTRRMKLLEKQKKGKKRLHSVGNINIPQNAFIEALKIND, from the coding sequence ATGAACAATATAAGAAATTTTGCAATAATAGCACATATAGATCATGGGAAGTCAACTCTTGCTGATCGTTTGATAGAAGAATGTAACGGTCTTGAGACAAGGGAAATGACCAATCAGGTACTTGACTCAATGGATATAGAGCGTGAACGCGGAATCACAATCAAAGCACAAACGGTAAGACTCAATTACACTGCAAATAATGGTAATAAATATTGCCTCAACCTCATGGACACACCAGGTCATGTTGACTTTTCATATGAAGTCAGCCGAAGCTTAGCTGCATGTGAAGGCTCACTTTTGGTGGTGGACAGCAGCCAAGGAGTTGAAGCTCAGACTCTGGCAAATGTGTACAAGGCAATTGACAATAATCATGAGATAATAGTTGTGCTCAATAAAGTTGACCTTCCTGCTGCAGATCCAGAAAAGGTAAAGCTTCAGATTGAAGAAGTAATTGGTATTGATGCAAGTGAGTCAATTTTGATATCGGCAAAAACTGGTCTTGGGATAAAGGATGTACTTGAAGCTATAGTGACAAAACTTCCCGCTCCTCAAGGTGATACAAATGCTCCACTGCAAGCAATTTTAGTTGATAGTTGGTATGATCCTTACCTGGGAGTAGTAATTTTAGTGCGAGTTAAAAATGGAGTACTAAAAAAAGGCATGAGAATCGTTATGATGTCTAATAATGCTACATATCAGGTCGATAATATCGGTATTTTCACTCCTAAAAAAGTTATGACTGGTGAACTTTCAGCAGGTGAAGTTGGTTTTATAACTGCTTCAATGAAAGAAGTAGCAGACTGCAAAGTAGGAGACACTATTACTGAAGAGAAAAGGCCGTGCAGCAAGGCATTACCTGGCTTTAAAGAAGTACATCCTGTAGTATTTTGCAGTATTTTTCCCAATAACACAGATGATTTTAAATATTTAAGGGAAGCACTAGAAAAATTACATTTAAATGATGCTAGTTTTACATTTGATGCTGAAACGTCAAATGCCCTAGGTTATGGATTTCGTTGCGGTTTCTTAGGAATGCTACATCTTGAAGTCATTCAAGAAAGACTCGAAAGAGAATTTGATTTAGATCTAACAGCAACTGCACCGAGTGTTATATATAAAGTTGCAATACAAAATGGTAAAGTTTTAAATATCCATAACCCAAGCGATATGCCAGACCCTACAAAAATTGAAATAGTGGAAGAACCGTGGATCACTGCAACTATAATGGTACCTGATCAATATTTAGGAGAGATTCTATCTCTGTGTGAAGAGAGGAGAGGAGAACAGCAGGATTTATCTTATGTTGGTAATACGACAACAGCACTACTGAAGTATAAATTACCGCTGTCTGAGGTTGTTTTTGATTTTTACGATAGACTAAAATCAATTTCCAAGGGATATGCAAGTTTAGATTGGGAAATATCCGATTATCAGGAAAGTCAGATAGATAAATTAAGTTTTTTAGTTAATGGAGAACCTGTGGATGCGTTAGCCTGCATTGTTCATAAAAGCAGGGCAGAAAAAAGAGGTCGCGAAATATGTGCACGTTTGAAAGACTTGATACCACGCCAGCAATATAAAATCGCGATTCAAGCGGCAGTAGGCGGAAAAATTATTGCTAGAGAAACGATTAACCCGTATAGAAAAGATGTAACAGCCAAGCTCTATGGTGGAGACGTCACACGAAGGATGAAGCTGCTTGAAAAGCAGAAGAAAGGTAAGAAAAGATTGCATTCTGTGGGAAACATAAACATCCCACAAAATGCTTTTATTGAGGCTTTGAAAATAAATGATTAA
- a CDS encoding glutaredoxin — translation MKNTKGKVVIYVKKYCPFCKKAKELLDEKGVKYEEIDVLRNSDLFDGIKSKYNVRTVPQIFITDENGDYVHHIAGCDKLMDLEKEGKLDNMLNNNEDSINATAYTSGSDEHEGCNIIHNEDLCGFFVLLLLAYPL, via the coding sequence ATGAAAAACACTAAAGGAAAAGTTGTAATATATGTGAAGAAGTACTGCCCATTCTGCAAGAAAGCAAAAGAGTTATTGGATGAAAAAGGTGTGAAATACGAAGAAATTGATGTACTTAGAAACTCGGATTTGTTTGACGGTATAAAATCAAAATATAACGTCAGGACAGTTCCACAAATTTTTATTACTGATGAAAATGGTGATTATGTACATCATATTGCTGGATGTGACAAATTGATGGATCTTGAAAAAGAAGGAAAGTTGGATAATATGTTAAATAACAATGAAGATAGCATTAATGCAACAGCTTACACAAGCGGCAGTGATGAACACGAGGGATGTAATATAATACATAATGAAGATTTATGTGGTTTTTTTGTCTTACTGTTGCTGGCATACCCACTTTAA